The following proteins are co-located in the Streptomyces sp. NBC_01198 genome:
- a CDS encoding ankyrin repeat domain-containing protein yields the protein MTEPNPGPSHQPDAEQEPAHDPEVLQLAAQVFDLARKGDTAKLAAYIDAGVPANLTNDRGDTLLMLAAYHGHADTVSALLQRGAEPNRINDRGQTPLAGAVFKGERDVIDALVEGGADPMVGMPSAVETARMFGKDELLRLFGAG from the coding sequence ATGACCGAGCCGAACCCCGGGCCGAGCCACCAGCCCGACGCCGAGCAAGAACCCGCCCACGACCCGGAGGTGTTGCAGCTCGCCGCGCAGGTCTTCGATCTCGCCCGGAAGGGCGACACCGCGAAACTCGCCGCCTACATCGATGCCGGCGTCCCGGCGAACCTGACCAACGACCGCGGCGACACGCTGCTGATGCTCGCCGCCTACCACGGTCACGCCGACACCGTCAGCGCGCTGCTCCAGCGCGGGGCGGAACCCAACCGGATCAACGATCGTGGTCAGACCCCGCTGGCCGGCGCGGTCTTCAAGGGCGAGCGGGACGTGATCGACGCGCTGGTCGAGGGCGGTGCCGACCCCATGGTCGGTATGCCGTCCGCGGTCGAGACGGCCCGGATGTTCGGCAAGGACGAGCTGCTCAGGCTCTTCGGCGCCGGATGA
- a CDS encoding phosphoribosylaminoimidazolecarboxamide formyltransferase gives MDLRYGTNPQQHTASAVPVSAGAWPVRVLNGEPSYINLLDALSGWQLVRDAAGALGRPAAASFKHVSPAGAALAGPLDATTAALYGADLDGGPLTSAYVRARDADPKSSYGDFAAVSHPVDEELAALLARVVCDGIVAPGYAPGTVAALSRKKKGRFLVLEADPGFVAPPQEDREVHGLRLTQQRDDVPLHVSLLDDVVCGGPLPATAVEDLLLGLAVVRYTQSNAVCYVRDGLTLGIGAGQQSRVDCTRLAGAKADSWWLRRHPAVAALDFVPGIRRQDRVNWRVRFVEGDMTADERTRFGKALAAPAAPLSNAQRREWGARLTGVAFASDGALPYRDNVDHAARHGVRWIAEPGGSIRSGDVAEACREHGIALAHTRLRLFRH, from the coding sequence GTGGATCTGCGGTACGGAACCAACCCCCAGCAGCACACCGCGAGCGCGGTGCCCGTGAGCGCGGGCGCGTGGCCTGTCCGGGTGCTCAACGGCGAGCCGTCGTACATCAACCTGCTGGACGCGCTGAGCGGCTGGCAGCTGGTCAGGGACGCGGCCGGGGCGCTGGGACGGCCCGCGGCGGCGTCGTTCAAGCACGTCTCGCCGGCCGGCGCCGCGCTCGCCGGCCCGCTCGATGCCACCACCGCGGCGCTCTACGGCGCCGACCTCGACGGCGGCCCGCTGACCAGCGCCTACGTCCGCGCCCGTGACGCCGACCCGAAGTCCTCCTACGGCGACTTCGCCGCCGTGTCCCACCCGGTGGACGAGGAACTGGCGGCGCTGCTGGCCCGCGTGGTCTGCGACGGCATCGTCGCGCCGGGGTATGCGCCGGGCACGGTGGCGGCGCTCAGCCGGAAGAAGAAGGGCCGTTTCCTGGTCCTCGAAGCCGACCCCGGTTTTGTCGCGCCGCCGCAGGAGGACCGCGAGGTGCACGGGCTGCGGCTGACCCAGCAGCGCGACGACGTACCTCTGCACGTGTCGCTGCTCGACGACGTGGTGTGCGGGGGGCCGCTGCCGGCCACGGCGGTGGAGGATCTGCTGCTCGGGCTGGCCGTGGTGCGCTACACCCAGTCCAATGCGGTGTGTTATGTGCGGGACGGGCTCACGCTCGGTATCGGCGCCGGGCAGCAGTCGCGGGTGGACTGCACGCGACTGGCGGGCGCGAAGGCCGACAGCTGGTGGCTGCGCAGGCATCCGGCCGTGGCGGCCCTGGACTTCGTGCCGGGGATACGCCGCCAGGACCGCGTCAACTGGCGGGTGCGCTTCGTCGAGGGCGACATGACGGCGGACGAACGGACCCGGTTCGGCAAGGCGCTGGCCGCTCCCGCCGCCCCGCTCAGCAATGCGCAGCGCCGGGAGTGGGGCGCCCGGCTGACCGGTGTGGCCTTCGCCTCCGACGGCGCCCTGCCCTACCGCGACAACGTCGACCACGCGGCCCGTCACGGTGTGCGCTGGATCGCCGAACCCGGCGGCTCCATCCGCTCCGGTGACGTGGCGGAGGCCTGCCGCGAGCACGGGATCGCCCTGGCCCACACCAGGTTGCGGCTGTTCCGGCACTGA
- a CDS encoding maleylpyruvate isomerase family mycothiol-dependent enzyme → MTTSPGPRFDEWLDLIDERSATLRSVAGKAPSDARIPACPDWTVPDLLAHVGRTQRFWAAAVTAGPASRPPADGGLPDGAPTGDALEWSAHSTDVLLDSLRAAGGEARCWTWWADSGSASTAGAVARHHAQEVAVHVRDVQDAAGVAEPLPSGLALDAVDEFLHVGFGSMDGWPHSPARVALVADEGPAWTLILDATGASAVRSAAGEGRPEADATLSAPASDLLLALYRRAPWDDGALRVTGDAALVWQLVVWPPLG, encoded by the coding sequence ATGACGACTTCGCCGGGGCCGCGGTTCGATGAATGGCTCGACCTGATAGACGAGCGGTCCGCCACCTTGCGTTCCGTGGCCGGCAAGGCACCGTCCGACGCCCGGATCCCGGCCTGTCCGGACTGGACGGTGCCCGACCTGCTGGCCCACGTCGGCCGGACGCAGCGCTTCTGGGCCGCCGCCGTCACGGCCGGTCCCGCGTCCCGCCCGCCGGCCGACGGTGGGCTGCCGGACGGCGCGCCGACCGGTGACGCGCTGGAGTGGTCGGCGCACTCCACCGACGTCCTGCTCGACTCGCTGCGGGCCGCGGGAGGGGAGGCACGATGTTGGACCTGGTGGGCGGACTCGGGCAGCGCCTCCACGGCGGGCGCGGTGGCCCGGCACCACGCGCAGGAAGTCGCTGTGCACGTCAGGGACGTCCAGGACGCGGCGGGTGTGGCAGAACCCCTGCCGTCCGGGCTCGCGTTGGATGCGGTCGATGAGTTCCTCCATGTCGGCTTCGGTTCGATGGACGGCTGGCCGCACTCCCCCGCCCGGGTCGCGCTGGTCGCGGACGAGGGGCCGGCGTGGACGCTGATCCTGGACGCGACCGGCGCCTCGGCGGTCCGCAGCGCCGCGGGCGAGGGCCGCCCCGAGGCCGATGCGACACTTTCCGCCCCGGCGAGCGATCTGCTGCTGGCCCTCTACCGCCGGGCGCCCTGGGACGACGGGGCCCTGCGGGTGACCGGCGATGCCGCCCTCGTATGGCAGTTGGTGGTCTGGCCCCCGCTCGGTTGA
- a CDS encoding helix-turn-helix domain-containing protein, whose amino-acid sequence MASDENSPGGPPLAVIAASLQRERRRVGLSLAEVARRAGIAKSTLSQLESGTGNPSVETLWALSVTLDVPFAQLVEPPRPRVQVIRAGQGPAFAAERADYIATLLASSPPHTRRDIYLVSAQPGTARESDPHMPGVVEHVVLSAGRALVGIAEDPVELAAGDYIAYPGDIAHVFRALEPDTVAVLVQEHR is encoded by the coding sequence GTGGCATCCGACGAGAACTCTCCCGGCGGGCCCCCGCTCGCCGTCATCGCGGCCTCGCTCCAGCGCGAACGGCGGCGGGTGGGCCTTTCGCTCGCCGAGGTCGCCCGCCGCGCGGGTATCGCCAAGTCGACGTTGTCGCAGCTGGAGTCCGGTACCGGCAACCCGAGCGTGGAGACGCTGTGGGCGCTCAGCGTCACCCTCGACGTGCCGTTCGCCCAGCTCGTGGAGCCGCCGCGCCCCCGGGTGCAGGTCATCAGGGCCGGCCAGGGCCCCGCCTTCGCCGCCGAACGCGCCGACTACATCGCCACCTTGCTCGCCTCGTCCCCGCCCCACACCCGGCGCGACATCTACCTGGTCTCCGCGCAGCCCGGCACCGCGCGCGAGTCGGACCCGCACATGCCGGGAGTCGTCGAGCACGTGGTGCTCAGCGCCGGCCGCGCCCTGGTCGGCATCGCCGAGGACCCCGTCGAACTCGCCGCCGGCGACTACATCGCCTATCCGGGCGACATCGCCCACGTCTTCAGGGCACTTGAGCCGGACACCGTCGCGGTGCTCGTCCAGGAGCACCGCTGA
- a CDS encoding AraC family transcriptional regulator, with amino-acid sequence MDALAELLDGPRARGAFLLRSVLTPPWSVRIADLAPLTLVLMVRGDAWIRTEDAGTRVLRPGDIAVIRGPEPYVLAGDRETAPRIVIGPGQVSTADDGTELCERMDLGVRTWGDDPGGVSAGGSPGSAVMISGTYQMRGEISGRLLSALPRVLVLPGDGWSSPLPALLSDEVVRDEPGQDVVLDRLLDLLLIAVLRAWFGRPEAAAPAWYAAQGDPVVGPALRLLHDDPAHPWTVADLAARTGVSRAALGRRFTDLVGEPPMAYLTGWRLALAADLLREPDATVASVARRVGYGSPFALSAAFKRVRGVSPQQHRDRAAAATWRTGWTW; translated from the coding sequence ATGGACGCACTGGCCGAACTGCTCGACGGCCCGCGGGCACGCGGCGCTTTCCTGCTCAGGTCGGTCCTCACACCGCCCTGGTCGGTCAGGATCGCCGATCTCGCGCCACTGACCCTGGTGCTGATGGTCAGGGGCGACGCCTGGATCCGGACCGAGGACGCCGGGACGCGTGTGCTGCGCCCCGGCGACATCGCGGTGATCCGCGGACCCGAACCGTACGTCCTCGCCGGCGACCGGGAGACCGCGCCGCGGATCGTCATCGGGCCGGGCCAGGTCTCCACTGCCGACGACGGCACCGAACTGTGCGAGCGGATGGATCTGGGCGTGCGGACCTGGGGCGACGACCCCGGCGGAGTGTCGGCCGGCGGGTCGCCGGGGTCCGCCGTCATGATCAGCGGGACGTACCAGATGCGCGGCGAGATCAGCGGCCGGCTGCTGTCCGCGCTGCCGCGGGTGCTGGTGCTGCCGGGCGACGGGTGGTCGAGCCCGCTGCCCGCGCTGCTCAGTGACGAGGTCGTCCGGGACGAGCCGGGCCAGGACGTGGTGCTCGACCGGTTGCTCGACCTGCTGCTGATCGCGGTGCTGCGAGCCTGGTTCGGCCGGCCCGAGGCCGCCGCCCCCGCCTGGTACGCCGCCCAGGGCGACCCGGTCGTGGGGCCGGCGCTGCGGCTGCTGCACGACGACCCGGCGCATCCCTGGACGGTCGCCGACCTGGCCGCCAGGACCGGGGTGTCCCGGGCCGCCCTCGGCCGTCGCTTCACCGACCTGGTCGGCGAGCCGCCGATGGCCTACCTGACCGGTTGGCGGCTGGCGCTGGCCGCCGACCTGCTGCGCGAGCCGGACGCGACCGTCGCCTCGGTGGCCCGCAGGGTCGGCTACGGCAGCCCCTTCGCGCTCAGCGCGGCCTTCAAACGGGTCCGCGGGGTCAGCCCGCAGCAGCACAGGGACCGCGCCGCGGCGGCCACCTGGCGCACCGGCTGGACCTGGTGA
- a CDS encoding crotonase/enoyl-CoA hydratase family protein yields MPQPSEPLQPPGPTPPSEGHAQTVRTERKGAVTTVVLSRPAARNAVDGPTARALADAFRAFDADDEAAVAVLWGEGGTFCAGADLKAIGTGRGNHVTDIADAEADAASGVVHGDGVVHGDGPMGPTRMRLGKPVIAAVSGHAVAGGLELALWCDLRVVEESAVFGVFCRRWGVPLIDGGTVRLPRLIGAGRAMDLVLTGRPVEAAEALAIGLADRVVATGTARAAAEQLAAEIAAFPQTCLRHDRLALLEQQGLPENDALAVELAHGRISLAEAARGAARFAGGEGRHGAFGS; encoded by the coding sequence ATGCCGCAACCGTCGGAACCGCTTCAGCCGCCCGGGCCGACCCCGCCATCGGAAGGGCACGCCCAGACCGTACGGACCGAGCGCAAGGGCGCGGTGACCACCGTCGTGCTGTCCCGGCCGGCGGCCCGCAACGCCGTGGACGGGCCCACGGCACGCGCGCTGGCTGACGCCTTCCGCGCCTTCGACGCCGACGACGAGGCAGCCGTCGCGGTGCTCTGGGGCGAGGGCGGCACCTTCTGCGCGGGCGCGGACCTCAAGGCGATCGGCACCGGGCGCGGCAATCACGTCACCGACATCGCCGACGCCGAGGCCGACGCCGCTTCAGGCGTCGTACATGGTGACGGCGTCGTACATGGCGACGGTCCGATGGGGCCCACCAGGATGCGGCTCGGGAAACCGGTCATCGCGGCCGTGTCGGGCCACGCGGTGGCGGGCGGTCTCGAACTGGCGCTGTGGTGTGACCTCCGGGTGGTGGAGGAGTCGGCCGTCTTCGGTGTCTTCTGCCGCCGCTGGGGCGTTCCGCTGATCGACGGCGGCACCGTACGGCTGCCCCGGCTGATCGGTGCGGGACGCGCCATGGACCTGGTCCTCACCGGCCGCCCGGTGGAGGCCGCCGAAGCCCTCGCCATCGGTCTGGCCGACCGTGTCGTCGCCACCGGTACCGCGCGCGCCGCCGCCGAACAGCTCGCCGCGGAGATCGCCGCCTTCCCGCAGACCTGCCTGCGGCACGACCGCCTCGCCCTGCTGGAACAGCAGGGCCTACCGGAAAACGACGCCCTTGCTGTGGAGTTGGCCCATGGCCGGATCTCGCTGGCCGAGGCGGCGCGGGGCGCGGCCCGCTTCGCCGGGGGCGAAGGGCGGCACGGCGCCTTCGGCAGCTGA
- the alc gene encoding allantoicase produces the protein MTSTGAGAGPTTGVGASAAAGTRGGTAAGESFTALTAFTGDALPYAGGNPFADYRRGDLGPAALAELTDLADRRLGAGVVAANDEFFAERENLLVRGPAVFDPERFGHKGKIMDGWETRRRRGGSAQVPHPDAADHDWALIRLGTPGVIRAIVVDTAHFRGNYPQAVSVEALATTPSASPEELLDPGLRWTVVIPRSPVGGHAENVFAVHVERRFTHLRLRQHPDGGIARLRVLGEVVPDPAWLAALGTFDLVALENGGAVMDASDRFYSPPEHTILPGRSQKMDEGWETRRRRDSGHDWISYRLAEQGEIRAIEIDTGYLKGNAAGWAEVWVRDGAGWVPLLDRVRLQPDTIHRFLVDPRPATHVRVDIFPDGGIARLRLFGSLTEQGAGRLARRAATLT, from the coding sequence ATGACGAGCACGGGTGCGGGCGCGGGGCCGACCACGGGTGTCGGCGCGAGTGCGGCCGCCGGCACGAGGGGCGGCACGGCCGCGGGGGAGTCATTCACGGCGCTGACGGCCTTCACGGGGGACGCACTGCCCTACGCGGGTGGTAATCCGTTCGCCGACTACCGGCGCGGGGACCTGGGCCCGGCGGCCCTCGCAGAGCTGACGGACCTGGCCGACCGCAGGCTCGGAGCAGGGGTCGTCGCGGCCAACGACGAATTCTTCGCCGAGCGGGAGAATCTGCTGGTCCGCGGGCCCGCCGTCTTCGACCCGGAGCGCTTCGGGCACAAGGGCAAGATCATGGACGGCTGGGAGACCAGGCGGCGGCGCGGCGGGTCCGCGCAGGTCCCGCACCCCGATGCGGCCGACCATGACTGGGCGCTGATCCGGCTGGGGACGCCCGGAGTGATCCGCGCGATCGTGGTGGACACGGCGCATTTCCGGGGGAACTACCCGCAGGCGGTGTCGGTGGAGGCGCTCGCGACCACACCGTCGGCGTCCCCGGAAGAGCTGCTGGATCCGGGGCTGCGCTGGACCGTGGTGATACCGCGCTCTCCTGTCGGCGGTCACGCGGAGAATGTCTTCGCGGTCCATGTGGAGCGCCGCTTCACCCATCTGCGGCTGCGGCAGCATCCGGACGGCGGGATCGCGCGCCTGCGGGTGCTGGGTGAGGTGGTGCCCGACCCCGCATGGCTGGCGGCGCTGGGGACGTTCGACCTGGTGGCGCTGGAGAACGGCGGGGCCGTCATGGACGCCTCCGACCGCTTCTACTCGCCGCCGGAGCACACCATCCTGCCCGGCCGTTCGCAGAAGATGGACGAGGGCTGGGAGACCAGGCGGCGGCGGGACAGCGGGCACGACTGGATCAGCTACCGGTTGGCGGAGCAGGGTGAGATCCGCGCCATCGAGATCGACACCGGCTATCTCAAAGGCAATGCGGCCGGTTGGGCGGAGGTGTGGGTCAGGGACGGCGCCGGGTGGGTCCCGCTGCTGGACCGGGTGCGGCTGCAGCCCGACACGATCCACCGCTTCCTGGTTGACCCCCGACCGGCCACCCATGTCAGGGTCGACATCTTCCCGGACGGCGGGATAGCCCGGCTGCGGCTGTTCGGCTCCCTGACCGAGCAGGGTGCCGGCAGGCTCGCCCGGCGCGCGGCGACCCTGACATGA
- a CDS encoding anthrone oxygenase family protein, which produces MDGDLRSLVLLAATLTTGLMAGLYFAFSVAVMPGLRQAGDRSFIETMQRVNVAVLNGWFTLAFGGALVLGVLAAVLHRGGDGRSALPWIIAGVVLYAVSLVITMGFSVPLNNRLADAGAPGHVHDPAAVRAQFEATWVHWNLARTLVTSGALGCLAWAMRVAGAAGRA; this is translated from the coding sequence ATGGACGGCGACCTCCGCAGCCTGGTGCTGCTTGCCGCCACCCTGACGACCGGTCTGATGGCCGGGCTGTACTTCGCCTTCTCGGTCGCCGTGATGCCCGGCCTCCGACAGGCCGGGGACCGCTCGTTCATCGAGACGATGCAGCGCGTGAACGTGGCCGTCCTCAACGGATGGTTCACTCTCGCCTTCGGCGGCGCCCTCGTGCTCGGCGTGCTGGCGGCGGTGCTGCACCGTGGCGGGGACGGGCGGTCCGCGCTGCCGTGGATCATCGCCGGCGTCGTGCTCTACGCGGTCTCGCTGGTCATCACGATGGGCTTCAGCGTGCCGCTCAACAACCGGCTGGCAGACGCGGGGGCACCCGGGCACGTCCACGATCCGGCAGCGGTGCGGGCGCAGTTCGAGGCCACCTGGGTGCACTGGAACCTCGCACGCACCCTGGTCACCAGCGGCGCGCTCGGCTGCCTGGCGTGGGCGATGCGGGTGGCGGGTGCTGCCGGTCGCGCGTGA
- a CDS encoding DUF5107 domain-containing protein codes for MATTVRSTKVSIPAAPLGPENPLPALRPHGELHRIDPADLDGLPADMVRQIGYAPLRTVLPVRLLDGYGRDREPTDLDALVVENSRLRATVLPGLGGRLHSLFHKPTGRELLYRNPVFQPADFGLAGAWFSGGVEWNLGATGHAAHTCAPLHAGRVPAPDGGEMLRLWEWERLRDLAFQIDLWLPEDSDFLYVGIRVRNPHDRTVPAYWWSNTAVPDTDRTRVLAPAEAAWHFGHRRVLRQVGMPVPAPGGPDVSYPTGSPHPADYFLDIRGDDRRWITALDGDGHGLVQTSTDLLRGRKVFLWGRGSGGRRWQEWLTEPGTGGYLEIQAGLARTQFEHIPMPADTDLSWLEAYGPLSADPDLVHAEDWPAARAEAAARLEAALPRAAVDTAYADWLGYADTDPKEILATGSGWGALEAERGHFRLPGTPFDATTLGDPQKPWLELLLAGVFPRPAPGAVPGPCLVSPQWRELLESADTYPGNEWFRDYHLGIAQWAADDRAQAVRSWQRSLAAHPSPWCHRALAVADSVAGRTEQAAERYTAAWDSLLATAGQYGPQARAAQRALLVEAVPVLLAAGRTAEAERFLAEPAAGGTAPPDDGRIRLLRARTALARGDAQAARALLDAGIVVADLREGAEELSEIWYAVAERLLAGDGEITEAVRAAARAGHPLPAEYDFLMRPDD; via the coding sequence TTGGCTACGACCGTGCGCAGTACGAAGGTGAGCATTCCGGCCGCCCCGCTCGGACCGGAGAACCCACTGCCCGCGCTGCGCCCGCACGGCGAGCTGCACCGGATCGACCCGGCCGATCTCGACGGGCTGCCCGCCGACATGGTGCGGCAGATCGGCTACGCGCCGCTGCGGACGGTGCTCCCGGTCCGGCTGCTCGACGGCTACGGGCGGGACCGCGAACCGACCGACCTCGATGCCCTGGTGGTGGAGAACAGCCGGCTGCGCGCCACCGTGCTGCCCGGGCTCGGCGGGCGGCTGCACTCGCTGTTCCACAAGCCCACCGGGCGCGAACTGCTCTACCGCAACCCGGTGTTCCAGCCCGCCGACTTCGGCCTGGCCGGGGCGTGGTTCTCCGGCGGGGTCGAGTGGAACCTCGGCGCCACCGGACACGCCGCGCACACCTGCGCTCCGCTGCACGCCGGGCGGGTGCCGGCGCCGGACGGCGGCGAGATGCTGCGACTGTGGGAGTGGGAGCGGCTGCGCGACCTGGCATTCCAGATCGACCTGTGGCTCCCGGAGGATTCGGACTTCCTCTACGTCGGCATCCGGGTCCGCAACCCGCACGACCGCACCGTGCCCGCCTACTGGTGGTCCAACACCGCCGTCCCCGACACCGACCGCACCCGCGTACTGGCCCCGGCGGAGGCGGCCTGGCACTTCGGGCACCGGCGCGTGCTGCGGCAGGTGGGGATGCCCGTCCCGGCACCCGGCGGCCCGGACGTGAGCTATCCGACCGGATCGCCGCACCCCGCCGACTACTTCCTCGACATCCGCGGCGACGACCGCCGCTGGATCACCGCGCTCGACGGCGACGGCCACGGGCTGGTCCAGACGTCCACCGACCTGCTGCGCGGCCGGAAGGTCTTCCTGTGGGGCCGGGGCAGCGGCGGCCGGCGCTGGCAGGAGTGGCTCACCGAGCCGGGCACCGGCGGCTATCTGGAGATCCAGGCGGGGCTGGCCCGCACCCAGTTCGAGCACATCCCGATGCCCGCAGACACCGACCTGTCCTGGCTGGAGGCCTACGGCCCGCTCAGCGCCGACCCGGACCTGGTGCACGCCGAGGACTGGCCGGCGGCCCGCGCCGAGGCGGCCGCCCGGCTGGAGGCGGCCCTGCCCCGCGCGGCCGTCGACACCGCCTATGCCGACTGGCTCGGGTACGCCGACACCGACCCCAAGGAGATCCTGGCCACCGGTTCCGGCTGGGGTGCCCTGGAGGCCGAGCGCGGCCACTTCCGGCTGCCCGGCACGCCCTTCGACGCCACCACGCTCGGCGACCCGCAGAAGCCCTGGCTGGAACTGCTGCTGGCCGGCGTCTTCCCCCGCCCCGCCCCCGGCGCCGTGCCCGGCCCCTGCCTGGTGTCACCGCAGTGGCGCGAGCTGCTGGAGTCCGCCGACACCTACCCGGGCAACGAATGGTTCCGCGACTACCACCTCGGCATCGCCCAGTGGGCCGCCGACGACCGGGCACAGGCGGTGCGCAGCTGGCAGCGCTCGCTGGCCGCCCACCCCTCCCCCTGGTGCCATCGCGCGCTGGCGGTCGCCGACAGCGTCGCGGGCAGGACCGAGCAGGCCGCCGAGCGCTACACGGCGGCCTGGGACAGCCTGCTGGCCACCGCCGGGCAGTACGGCCCGCAGGCCCGGGCGGCCCAGCGCGCGCTGCTGGTCGAGGCGGTGCCGGTGCTGCTCGCGGCGGGCCGGACCGCCGAGGCCGAGCGGTTCCTCGCCGAGCCGGCCGCCGGCGGGACCGCCCCGCCCGACGACGGGCGGATCCGGCTGCTCCGTGCCCGTACCGCACTGGCCCGGGGGGACGCACAGGCCGCCCGCGCCCTGCTGGACGCCGGGATCGTCGTCGCCGACCTGCGGGAGGGCGCGGAGGAGCTGAGCGAGATCTGGTACGCCGTCGCGGAGCGCCTGCTGGCCGGCGACGGCGAGATCACCGAGGCCGTGCGGGCCGCAGCCAGGGCCGGGCATCCGCTGCCCGCCGAGTACGACTTCCTGATGCGCCCCGACGACTGA
- a CDS encoding AzlD domain-containing protein, producing the protein MSSGTELVAATAVLGAGTFAFRLAGPALRSRVTLPARAERLLEVAVVVLLAALVATSALTDAHSFAGAARPAGVAAGALCAWRKAPFLVVVVTAAVTTAVLRLLGVS; encoded by the coding sequence GTGAGCAGCGGGACGGAACTGGTCGCCGCCACCGCGGTCCTGGGCGCGGGCACCTTCGCCTTCCGCCTCGCGGGCCCGGCGCTGCGCTCCCGGGTGACACTGCCGGCCCGTGCGGAGCGGCTGCTTGAGGTCGCGGTGGTGGTGCTGCTGGCCGCGCTGGTGGCCACGTCGGCGCTGACCGACGCGCACTCCTTCGCCGGGGCCGCCCGGCCGGCCGGGGTCGCGGCCGGGGCGCTGTGTGCATGGCGCAAGGCTCCCTTCCTCGTGGTGGTCGTCACCGCGGCGGTGACCACCGCCGTCCTGCGGTTGCTCGGCGTGTCCTGA
- a CDS encoding LysR family transcriptional regulator: protein MKDWDLRKLQILRALHDTGTVTAAAGALRMTPSAVSQQLAALSKQVGTPVIEARGRGVRLTGAAHVLLRHAEIVFAQLERAGAEIDGWAQGEAGVVRIGTIATAITRLVVPAAALLRRSSPGITISVREAEAAEAYERLAAGEVDLALSLAVDAPTAGDPRFVLFPLLTDPLDIALPPGHPLATAPGLRLAQLAEEKWIFGSSGPWRDLTLAACADAGFVPEQAHAAAAWPAIFSLVAGGMGVALVPRMATAGGLRQEVVVRALEADRPRRRIVGAVRGGAQDAPLLRRTLGALREAADLDPLYSATERSVQ, encoded by the coding sequence ATGAAGGACTGGGACCTCCGCAAACTGCAGATCCTGCGCGCCCTGCACGACACCGGCACCGTCACCGCCGCCGCCGGCGCCCTCCGAATGACGCCGTCGGCGGTGTCGCAGCAGCTGGCCGCCCTGTCGAAACAGGTCGGCACGCCCGTCATCGAGGCGCGCGGCCGGGGCGTCCGGCTGACCGGGGCCGCGCACGTGCTGCTGCGGCACGCCGAGATCGTCTTCGCCCAGCTCGAACGGGCCGGCGCCGAGATCGACGGCTGGGCGCAGGGAGAGGCGGGCGTGGTGCGGATCGGGACCATCGCCACTGCGATCACCCGGCTCGTGGTACCGGCCGCGGCGCTGCTGCGCCGCAGCTCACCGGGCATCACCATCTCCGTGCGGGAGGCTGAGGCCGCCGAGGCCTACGAGCGGCTGGCCGCCGGCGAGGTCGACCTGGCGCTGTCGCTCGCGGTCGACGCGCCCACCGCCGGGGACCCGCGTTTCGTGCTCTTCCCGCTGCTCACCGACCCGCTCGACATCGCGCTGCCGCCCGGCCATCCGCTGGCGACCGCACCCGGGCTACGGCTGGCGCAGCTCGCGGAGGAGAAGTGGATCTTCGGGAGCAGCGGACCGTGGCGCGACCTGACCCTGGCGGCCTGCGCCGATGCCGGGTTCGTGCCGGAGCAGGCGCATGCGGCGGCGGCCTGGCCCGCCATCTTCTCGCTGGTCGCGGGGGGTATGGGGGTCGCGCTGGTGCCGCGGATGGCGACGGCAGGCGGGCTGCGGCAGGAGGTCGTGGTCCGTGCGCTGGAGGCCGACCGGCCGCGGCGCCGGATCGTCGGGGCGGTACGCGGCGGGGCACAGGACGCGCCGCTGCTGCGGAGAACGCTGGGCGCGCTCCGGGAGGCCGCTGACCTCGACCCACTGTACAGCGCAACTGAAAGGTCAGTTCAGTAA
- a CDS encoding AzlC family ABC transporter permease yields MCAADAVVGASFGAIAVGLGLPAWLPMLLSVVVFAGAAQFLFIGLVAAGGSPLAAVAAGLLVNARHVPFGFAVSDVFGTGWLRRIAGSHLMVDETVAFTLAQPDPARRRMAYWRCGTGLFLSWNAGVVLGTYGGRAVGDTDALGLDAAFPAVLIALLLPSLGAAPTRRAALAGVLIALAATPFLPAGLPVLLALAGVAAAGTGRDGHGGRGAEAGGSR; encoded by the coding sequence GTGTGCGCCGCCGACGCGGTGGTCGGCGCCTCCTTCGGAGCGATCGCGGTCGGCCTCGGCCTGCCGGCGTGGTTGCCGATGCTGCTGTCGGTGGTGGTCTTCGCCGGCGCCGCGCAGTTCCTCTTCATCGGTCTGGTGGCCGCGGGCGGCAGTCCACTCGCGGCGGTGGCCGCCGGACTGCTGGTGAACGCCCGTCATGTGCCGTTCGGCTTCGCCGTGAGCGACGTCTTCGGCACGGGGTGGCTGCGGAGGATCGCCGGCAGCCACCTGATGGTGGACGAGACGGTGGCCTTCACGCTGGCACAGCCCGATCCGGCCCGGCGGCGCATGGCGTACTGGCGGTGCGGAACGGGGCTGTTCCTCAGCTGGAACGCCGGTGTGGTGCTGGGCACCTACGGTGGGCGGGCCGTGGGCGACACCGACGCCCTCGGGCTCGACGCGGCGTTCCCCGCGGTGCTGATCGCCCTGCTGCTGCCGTCGCTGGGCGCGGCGCCGACCCGGCGGGCCGCCCTCGCGGGAGTGCTGATCGCGCTCGCCGCGACGCCGTTCCTGCCCGCGGGGCTACCCGTACTGCTCGCGCTGGCCGGAGTCGCCGCGGCCGGCACCGGGCGGGACGGACATGGGGGGCGCGGGGCCGAAGCCGGGGGGTCGAGGTGA